One Gemmatimonadota bacterium genomic window carries:
- a CDS encoding ATP-binding protein codes for MAYKHFRLICILRVALLCITTCLFFYCLFFSEYYATLAIIGVCVLYQTWALIHYVERTQRDLTRFLQAIRYEDFTQSFTGAGLGSAYNNLKDAFNEVLEAFRKTRAEREENFQYLQTVVQHVGIGLICYTPEGRIELMNTAAQRLLRKPHMRDVRELEAVSKAFSEALLKLRSGDKTLVKIQDEDELLQIIVYATELRMRGESFILASIQNIQTELEEQEMEAWQKLIRVLTHEIMNSITPISSLASTVRGLLPDSAHASSLDPDTLPDVHTALETIQSRSEGLLHFVEAYRQLTHISRPDFQIFQISELFARVVFLMQSECDKNDIALYTAIDPRTLELTADPDFIEQVLINLMRNAVQALAGRSNARMDLSAQLDGRGRVVIRVQDNGPGILEDVQERIFIPFFTTKRDGSGIGLALSRQIMRVHRGTISVQSKPEEETVFTLRF; via the coding sequence ATGGCTTATAAACACTTTCGCCTGATATGTATTTTGCGCGTGGCTCTTCTGTGTATCACCACCTGTCTTTTCTTTTATTGTCTTTTTTTTAGTGAATACTACGCCACGCTTGCTATTATTGGTGTGTGTGTGCTCTATCAGACCTGGGCACTTATACACTATGTAGAGCGCACGCAGCGCGATCTCACGCGATTTTTGCAGGCGATTCGCTATGAGGATTTTACCCAATCTTTTACGGGTGCCGGGTTGGGGTCGGCGTATAACAATCTCAAGGATGCGTTTAACGAGGTGCTCGAGGCTTTTCGCAAGACGCGCGCAGAAAGAGAAGAGAATTTTCAGTATCTCCAGACCGTTGTCCAGCATGTGGGCATTGGTCTGATTTGCTATACGCCCGAAGGTCGGATTGAACTGATGAATACGGCGGCGCAGCGGTTGCTTCGCAAGCCCCATATGCGCGATGTGCGCGAATTGGAGGCGGTTAGTAAGGCGTTTTCAGAGGCGCTGCTCAAACTTCGCTCGGGCGATAAGACGCTGGTCAAAATTCAGGATGAGGACGAACTGCTCCAGATTATCGTCTATGCGACTGAACTGCGGATGCGGGGCGAGTCTTTTATTTTGGCGTCTATTCAAAATATTCAGACCGAACTTGAAGAACAGGAGATGGAGGCGTGGCAAAAGCTGATTCGGGTTTTGACCCATGAGATTATGAATTCTATCACGCCCATTTCTTCTCTGGCTTCTACAGTGCGCGGTCTTTTGCCCGATTCTGCACATGCTTCATCGCTTGATCCCGATACGTTGCCCGATGTTCACACGGCTCTGGAAACGATTCAGTCGCGCAGCGAAGGGCTTCTCCATTTTGTCGAGGCGTATCGCCAACTTACGCACATATCGCGTCCCGATTTTCAAATTTTTCAGATTTCCGAACTTTTTGCCCGCGTTGTGTTTCTGATGCAGAGTGAGTGCGATAAGAATGATATTGCTCTGTACACGGCAATTGATCCCAGGACGCTGGAGCTTACCGCCGATCCCGATTTCATTGAGCAGGTGTTGATCAATTTGATGCGGAATGCCGTGCAAGCTCTTGCAGGTCGTTCCAATGCCCGCATGGATCTCTCGGCACAACTCGATGGGCGAGGCCGGGTTGTCATCCGCGTGCAAGACAATGGGCCGGGTATTTTGGAAGATGTGCAGGAGCGCATTTTTATTCCGTTTTTCACGACCAAACGCGATGGTTCGGGTATTGGTCTCGCACTTTCCAGACAGATTATGCGCGTTCATCGCGGTACGATTAGTGTTCAGTCTAAGCCGGAAGAAGAGACGGTGTTTACGTTGAGGTTTTGA